A window of Dehalococcoidia bacterium contains these coding sequences:
- a CDS encoding carboxymuconolactone decarboxylase family protein, whose product MARVTLVQKDQASKEVEEVFRKIEGNGARVLNLYKAVAVSPPMLSSFLKLGNRLLSRAELSSKLRELAILRVANLAGSEYEWTQHLSIALATGVSQQQIDDVHSWRESASFTEEERAVLQYTDELAVDVTVTEGTFDGLRSHLSERQIVELTLSIGYWGMVARVLVPLKVDLDERHVGTAKDLLGRADRQK is encoded by the coding sequence ATGGCTCGTGTAACACTGGTGCAAAAAGACCAGGCTTCGAAAGAGGTCGAGGAGGTATTCCGAAAGATCGAAGGCAACGGAGCCAGGGTGCTCAATTTGTATAAAGCAGTTGCTGTCAGTCCGCCGATGCTTTCCAGTTTCCTGAAGTTGGGAAACCGCCTTTTGAGCCGGGCGGAACTTTCATCGAAGTTGCGTGAGTTGGCTATCCTGCGCGTGGCCAACCTGGCGGGAAGCGAGTATGAGTGGACGCAGCATTTATCGATCGCACTCGCTACTGGCGTGAGCCAGCAGCAAATCGATGATGTCCATTCATGGAGGGAGTCAGCCAGTTTCACCGAAGAGGAACGTGCGGTCTTGCAATATACAGACGAGTTAGCGGTGGATGTTACGGTAACAGAAGGGACATTTGATGGGCTAAGGAGCCACCTTAGCGAACGCCAGATTGTTGAACTGACCCTGTCCATCGGATATTGGGGGATGGTGGCACGCGTATTGGTCCCGCTGAAAGTGGATCTGGACGAACGGCACGTAGGTACTGCCAAAGACTTGCTCGGCAGGGCTGACAGGCAGAAGTAG
- a CDS encoding IS5 family transposase, producing MNIGPTFASLTYENKKKKTRREKFLEEMDRVIPWDELLKIIRKHYPKKGNGRQPMPLERMLRIYFMQQWYGLSDPSMEDSLYDSESMRRFARIDLEADVIPDETTILNFRHYLEENRFTEKIFEKTKGYLFEKGLMLREGTIVDATIINAPASTKNEARKRDPEMKSTKKGNQWYFGMKAHVGAESKRGLVHSIVVTNAGVHDSQVMDDLLHGEEKSVYGDKAYS from the coding sequence ATGAATATTGGCCCCACTTTTGCCAGCCTGACCTATGAGAACAAGAAAAAGAAGACTCGTCGGGAGAAGTTCCTGGAAGAGATGGATCGGGTGATTCCCTGGGATGAGTTATTGAAGATTATCAGGAAGCATTATCCGAAGAAAGGTAATGGTCGCCAGCCGATGCCGCTGGAACGGATGCTGCGGATTTACTTCATGCAGCAGTGGTACGGATTATCCGATCCGTCAATGGAAGACTCGCTTTATGATAGTGAATCGATGAGGCGCTTTGCCCGAATCGATCTGGAAGCCGATGTGATACCGGATGAAACCACCATTCTGAACTTTCGGCATTACCTGGAAGAGAATCGGTTCACGGAAAAGATATTTGAGAAGACAAAGGGATACCTTTTTGAGAAGGGGTTGATGTTACGTGAAGGAACCATTGTGGATGCCACTATCATCAACGCGCCTGCTTCGACCAAGAATGAAGCCCGGAAACGAGACCCCGAGATGAAATCAACCAAGAAAGGGAATCAGTGGTACTTTGGGATGAAGGCCCACGTGGGGGCGGAAAGTAAACGGGGTTTGGTGCACAGCATCGTTGTCACCAATGCCGGGGTGCATGATTCACAGGTAATGGATGATCTGCTTCATGGAGAAGAAAAGTCTGTTTATGGAGACAAGGCTTATTCCAA
- a CDS encoding NYN domain-containing protein, translated as MQDRVAIFIDGSNLYHALRDNCQRYDLNFAEFARKLSGERRLFRIYYYNILQDQTSRPEGHREQQEFLDTLRKTPYLEVRLGRTKLQQGIPVEKGVDIMLATDLLHYGWQGLYDTAILVSGDADFAYALQTVKNMGKHVEVAYFESNISKDLLEVADYQHLLKRDFFKDMWTVKRRVRRKYSGARKPGQGNVLAEHNPPRGE; from the coding sequence ATGCAGGACAGGGTCGCTATTTTCATTGATGGAAGTAATCTTTATCATGCCCTTCGGGATAACTGCCAGCGCTATGACCTCAACTTTGCTGAATTTGCCCGGAAGCTCAGCGGTGAGCGGCGGCTTTTCAGAATTTATTACTACAATATTTTGCAGGATCAAACCTCGCGACCCGAGGGACATCGTGAGCAGCAGGAATTCCTCGATACTCTTCGCAAGACGCCGTATCTGGAGGTTCGACTGGGGAGAACCAAGTTGCAGCAAGGCATTCCGGTGGAAAAGGGTGTGGACATTATGCTGGCCACCGACCTTCTTCACTATGGTTGGCAGGGGCTTTATGATACCGCGATCCTCGTCAGTGGAGATGCCGATTTCGCATATGCACTCCAGACAGTGAAGAATATGGGCAAGCATGTGGAGGTAGCCTATTTCGAAAGTAACATTTCAAAGGACCTTCTGGAGGTGGCTGACTATCAACATCTGCTCAAAAGGGACTTTTTTAAGGATATGTGGACTGTCAAGCGCCGTGTGCGGCGTAAATATAGTGGAGCCAGGAAACCGGGTCAAGGGAATGTGTTGGCTGAACATAACCCTCCCCGGGGCGAGTGA